From a single Carassius carassius chromosome 8, fCarCar2.1, whole genome shotgun sequence genomic region:
- the galr1a gene encoding galanin receptor type 1 — MNNQNISHLDRPEGNIDLEAPEKTLFGIGTDNLVTLLIFGLIFTLGVLGNSLVITVLAQRKPGQQRSTTNIFILNLSVADLSYLLFCIPFQSTVYMLPTWILGAFICKFIHYFFTVSMLVSIFTLSAMSVDRYIAIVHCRKSSSIRVARHAWIGVLVIWVLSFAMATPVAYYQSIVESEDNSTFCWEVWPDHNKRKIYVVSTFIFGYVLPLILISFCYAKVLNHLHKKLRNVSKKSEASKKKTAQTVLVVVVVFCLSWLPHHVVHLWVEFGSFPLNQASFVLRVAAHCLAYSNSSVNPVIYAFLSENFRQAYKQVFRCQVASECPTNEAREMKSKTEAAPSTNCSTV; from the exons ATGAACAACCAAAACATCAGTCATTTAGACAGACCTGAGGGCAACATAGACTTAGAGGCAcctgaaaaaacattatttggcATCGGCACCGACAACTTGGTAACGCTTCTGATCTTTGGACTAATTTTTACTCTAGGCGTCCTGGGAAACTCTCTAGTTATCACTGTTCTGGCTCAACGCAAACCTGGACAGCAACGAAGCACCACCAACATCTTCATCCTCAACCTCAGCGTGGCAGATCTGTCCTATCTGCTCTTCTGCATCCCTTTTCAGTCCACAGTTTACATGCTGCCCACATGGATCCTGGGAGCCTTTATTTGCAAGTTCATCCACTACTTTTTCACCGTGTCCATGTTGGTGAGCATCTTCACTTTATCAGCCATGTCGGTGGACAGGTATATCGCCATAGTGCACTGCAGGAAGTCCTCTTCCATTCGAGTTGCGAGGCACGCATGGATTGGGGTGCTGGTCATATGGGTGCTCTCTTTCGCCATGGCCACACCGGTCGCCTACTACCAGAGCATCGTGGAAAGTGAAGACAACAGCACGTTTTGCTGGGAAGTGTGGCCAGATCACAACAAGAGGAAAATCTACGTGGTGTCCACTTTTATCTTTGGATACGTGCTGCCGCTGATTCTGATATCTTTCTGTTATGCCAAG GTCCTGAATCATTTGCATAAAAAGTTAAGAAATGTCTCCAAAAAGTCTGAGGCATCAAAAAAGAAG ACTGCTCAGACAGTTCtggtggttgtggtggtcttctgcctgTCCTGGCTGCCTCATCACGTGGTGCACCTGTGGGTTGAGTTTGGCTCCTTCCCCCTGAACCAGGCGTCCTTCGTGCTCCGTGTTGCGGCTCACTGTCTGGCCTACAGCAACTCGTCTGTTAATCCTGTTATCTATGCGTTCCTCTCAGAGAACTTCAGGCAGGCGTATAAGCAGGTGTTCCGCTGTCAGGTGGCTTCTGAGTGCCCTACAAATGAGGCCAGAGAGATGAAGAGCAAGACAGAAGCAGCACCATCCACCAACTGCTCCACTGTCTAA